The genomic DNA GCGGTCACGCGCTACGGCTACAGCACCGCCACGGCGACCTGCTGGTGATGGGCGGGACGTGTCAACGCACCTGGGAGCATTCGATACCGAAGACCACCAGCCTGGTCGGGCCGCGCATCAGCATTCAGTTCCGCCCACACGACGTGCGTTGAGGTCCGGCCGCGGAACTAGCCCCGTACCGCGGCGACCGCACTGGTGAGCAGGTCGCGGGCCCGCTTGTCGTCCACCGGCGACACCGGCTTGTCCGGCACCACCAGCGGGTTGGCCGTGACGATCACCGTGAACGTGTCAAAACTGGCGACGTAGTTGTACAACTCGCCGGTGCGAGCCTGGCCGCCCGTCGCGGTTTGCACGATGCGGTGCGTCCCCGTCGTGCGTGCCCCGTCGATCTGCGGCGCCTCGACCACATCCACCTGCCCGCGGATCCCGGGACCGAGGAACTTGACCTGCTTGCACGCATCGCCGGGATCGTTCAACGGGACCGGCTCAGAGGTTTCCAGCGCCATCACGATGAACCGGTTACCCGCGCCTTCGGCCGTGGTGGCCGCCACGTTGCCTTTCAGCCCCTCCGGGAGAGATTGTCCCTCGGCGAACTTCGCACAATCGGCAGGTTCGACCTTCACTCCCGGCGGCATTTTGTGCGGCGCCAGCTTTTTCGGGTCGATCCCGGCCGGGGCGACGTCGGTGACCTTGAACTCCGGCCCGAAGCTGGAGCGCACCTTGGCGATGTTGGCGATGTCCGCGTTGGCGGACGTCGACTGGTCCGATTGACCGCAGGCGACCAATCCGGTGGCGCAGGCAAGGACGCCGGCGGCGGCGAGTAATACGTTGCGGTTCTCCATCGCTCGACAACATACCTGGGCTCGACAACATACCTGGGGCGACCGACTCAGCCGCGTAACGCCGAAACCGATTTCACCAGGAGATCGGAGGTGAACGCGGGGTCGAGCGCGGGATTGGGTGAGCCCGGATCCGTGACGACGGTGATGAACAAGTGGTAGTCGGCGCCCTCAGAATGCAGATCGGCGGTGAATGTGTCGGCGTGAGATCTGGTTTCGGTGCCGCCTTCGACGACTGTGGTGACGGCGGTGGACATCCCCGCGGTCACCGCGCCCTCGATCAGCGGAGCCGCGGCCGGCGTCACGATCCCGGTGGAGTGCCCACCCGACACCCGCCACTGTTCGCACGACCCGTCGGGGCCGGGCTCGGGCGCGCCCGCCTCCGCGTTCACCTTCACGACCGCCGCGTACACGATGCCGCCCGGCCCCGACGCCGACCAACCCCGCCCCGGTTCGGATTCGGGGGCGGCCGCCGCTGCGCAATGCGCCGGGTCGGCCGTCCAGTCCGGTCCGAATCCCCACAGCGACACCGGGGTCGCACGCGGGTCGATGGCCTCCACCTCGTAGCCGGGCGGCAGGTCCTGGCGCACCCGGTCGATGCGGGCCGGGTTCACCGTGGCCGCGCTGCCGGTGGTCTGCGCCCCTGACGATGTCGGCGTCGGTTCCGGCGCCGGCCGCGACCCGCATGCGACCCCGCAAGCCAGGGTGCACACCAGGAGAACCGTCGCGACGGCGAAAAGGCGCACGGCGTGTTGATACCACAGCCCGGGTTTGCTGTCGAGGACGGTCGCAGCGCTCGTTGTCAACTTGTTTTTGATGGGTGGAAACACGACAAGTGTTGCGATACAGCGGAATTAAATCGTGCCCGGGCTGGTTGGCAGCAACAGAACGTCCACGACGACGAGGGGCAGGACAGGTGCACGGACTAACGGGAGCTGTGCTGGCCGGCGGCGCGCTGTCGGCCCTGGCCTTGGGTTTTCCCGCCCCGACCCTGGCCGCACCGTCAGGGGTCGGATCTGCGCAGGACACTGCCGATGAACTGGAACGCCAGGGCTTCGATGTCATCATCTACCGGGCCGGTACGGCTGCACTCGATCGCTGCACCGTCGCATCGGTACGGCCTGCGCAGATTCTGCGGCAGACGGTGTATCTGTCCGCGAATTGCTGAGCCCGACTCGGCCGGCAGCGTCACCGGACATTTCACTGTGCAAAAGATGGCGTCCCAGGACTGCGCCTTCTGGCAGCTATTGCCCAGGAAAGCGTTTATCGTGCAAATCAGTTGCGCCTCGCCGGGGGCGTCCAACCGATTGGAGACCGATGACCACCTCAATGAGGGCCGGCGGAATCGCCATCGCTGCCGTCGCACTCGGGGTCACACTGGCCGGCTGCGGCGACAAGACGATATCCGGTACCGCCACCGAGGAGACCGGAACCAGCGCCAGCAGCGAACCGACCAAGGCCGCCGACACTGGCACGCCCACGCCCACGGCCGGGCGCCAGTACACGATCGTGGACTACATCCGCGACAACCACATCACCGAAGCCCCGGTGCACCGGGGTGATCCGGGCACACCCACATTGGACCTGCCGATTCCCGAAGGCTGGGAAGACGCGACGGCGTCAGCTCCCGAATGGTCCTGGGCCGCAATGGTATCCACCGATCCGGCGTTCACGGCAGATCCGCCGTCGATCATCGCGCTGATGTCCAAGCTGACCGGCGACGTCGACCCGGCCAAGATTTTGGAGTACGCACCGAACGAGATCAGGAACCTGCCGGGCTACCAGAACCAGGGCGACGGGTCAGCGGGGCAGCTCAGCGGATTCGATGCGTATCAGATCGGTGGCACCTACGTGAAGGACGGCGCCACGCGGCTGATCGCCCAGAAGACCGTGGTGATCCCCGGGTCCGACGGGCTGTTTGTGTTGCAGTTCAACGCCGATGGCACCGAGGATCAGATGGGTCCGCTGATGGATGCCACCTCGGCGATCGACGACCAGACGGTCATCACGCCGTAGACACCTGCCGGGAGAACGCCGACGCCGCGGCCACCTGCTGCGGCGTCGGCCGCACTCCCGTGTAACGCTCGAACTGTTCGGCGGCCTGGAGCGCGATCACCTCGGCCCCGGTGATCACCGGCACGCCCGCCGACCGCGACGCGATGACCAACGGAGTTTCGGCCGGCATCGCCACGACGTCGACAACAGCGCCCGCTGCCGCGATGGTGGCCGGTTCGAATGCACTGCGATGCTCATCGGGCCCGTCCGCCATTCCGATCGGGGTGACGTTGACCAGGATGGGTGCCGTCAGTGCGCCGACCTCGGACGCATAACGGTAGCCGAGCGCCTCGGCCAATGCTGTTCCGGCGTCAGTGTTGCGGGCAACGACCGTGCCGCTGCGAAACCCTTTGTCCCGCAACGCTGCACCGACCGCTTTGGCCATGCCACCGCTGCCCCGGATCAGCACCGCGTCGGCCGGGTTCAACCGCTCGACGAGCTGTTGCACCGCCAGGTAATCGGTGTTGGAGGCGACCAGGCGACCGCCCGGCACCGACAGGTCGTTGACGATCGTGTTGACCGCATCGATGGCCAGGGCTGACGGTTCGACCTCGTCGACGAGGTCCATGACGGACTTCTTGAACGGCATCGACACCGAACAACCTCGAATGCCCAAGGCCCGCACGCCACCGATCGCCGCCGCGATATCGGTTGTGGTGAAAGCCTTGTAGAGGAAGTCCAAGCCGAGTTCGTCGTAGAGATAGTTGTGGAACCGGGTGCCGATGTTGCTGGGCCGTGCCGCCAGTGAGATGCACACGGTCGTGTCTTTGCTCAACGGCGGCCTCACTGGCTCACCGCCCGGATCACCTGCCGGGTCGCGTCCTTGATCTTCGCCGCCAGTTCAGGTTCCAGACTGAGCGTGTCGACTGCCGGCACCGGGACGTCAGTGAGCACCACACCCAGATCCTCACGCTCCCATACCGCACCGAGCCGGTCCAGGATACGCCGCATCGCGTAGTTGTCGCTCAACACCCGTGCGGTAAAACGTTGAATCCCAAGATAATCCGCGGACACCACCAGGGCATCCAGCAGAAAGGTTCCGATGCCGCGGCCCTGATAGTCGTCGCCGACGGTGAATGCCACCTCGGCTGTCGTCGCATCATGGCCCTCGCGGACCACGCGGGCGTCGGCGACGACGGGCCCCAACGCCCCCTCGGTCATCACCCAGACGAAATGATCGGCGTAGTCGACCTCGAACAGGTACTCCAACAGTGCCTTCGTCGGCTTACGCACGGATTGAAAACGTCGGTAGAGGGTTTCACTGGAGAACTCGACCGGCCCGTTCATGGTGCGCTCGACGTCGCCGGGCAGCACCGGCCGCAGATAGAACCAGTCCCCGGCGCGCACCTGCACCGGGATGGGCGTGACGAACCCCGCCAGCCGTTGGCGGGCGATGCGGACCAAGCGGTCGAACATCCCCGGCAAGTGCAGGATGACCTCGAACGCGTCGCGGTCACCCACCCAACCCCTGACCGGTTCGAGAGCCGTCACCGTGGCCGTGCGCGACGCATCGCGCAGCAGCGCGATCTCACCGATGATCAGACCCGGCTCCAGATCGGCGACGACCTGGCCGTCGGGCCCGTCATGGACCACCTGGGTGCGGCCGGAGGCGATCAGCATGAACGTCCGGGCCGGATCACCCTGCCGGATCAGCACCTGGCCCCGTGCGACCGACAGCGGCCGCAGCAGGACGGCCAACGGCGCCAGTACAGACGGCCGGCATCCGGCGAAGAATTCCAGCGCCGCCAGGTCGTCGGCACTGATCTCGGTCAGATCGGCCACGCTCCCAAGGCTACGGCGCCCCCGCGGGCACGGTCAGGGCTTGGCGAATCCAGCCTTGGCGAGCGCCTTTTGGCCGGCCTCACCATTGACCACGTCGACGAAACGGTGCGCCAGGTCGGCCTGCTTGGATTGTTTGAGGACGGCGATCGGGTAGGTGTTGACGGCCTGGGCAGCCTCGGGGAACGACACACTGGCCACCTTGTCCCCGGCTCCGGCGGCGTCGGTGACGTAGACCAGGCCGGCGTCGGCCTGCCCGCTGGTCACCTTGCCGAGCACGTCGGTGACCGAGGTTTCCTCGCTCACCGGGGACAGTGTGACCCCGGTGGCCTTCTCGACCTTCTCGGTGGCGCCGCCGCACGGCACCGGCGGCGCGCACACCACGACACTGGTTCCGGGTTTGGCCAGATCGGCGAAAGCCTTGATGCCCTTGGGGTTTCCCGGGGTGACGGCGATGGTCAGGGTATTGGTGGCGAAGTTGACGGGGGCACCCTCGACAAGGTCGGCGGCCACCGCCTTGTCCATGTTCCGGGTGTCGGCGGAGGCGAACACGTCGGCACCGGCACCCTGGGTGAGCTGGGTGACCAGGTCCGAGGATCCGGCGAACGAGAACTCGACCGAGGCGCCCGGGTTGTCGGTCTTGAACTGCTCGCCGATCTCGGTGAACGCCGATTTCAGCGAGGCCGCGGCGAACACCGTGATCGAGCCGGCCGACGACGTGGACGGCGAGGCCCCGTCCTGGTCCGCGCTGCAACCACCGATCAGGGCCGTCGCTGCCACCGCGGTCAACGCCAGGGCGAATATCCGGGCTCGGGTCATGACATTCCTTTCGGGGTTTCCACGATCACGGTCGTGGCCTTGACCACGGCGACGGCGACGCTGCCGGGAGCCAGACCGAGTTCACGCACCGACTGGCTGCTCATCAGCGACACCACGGTGAACGGTCCACACTGCATCTCCACCTGGGCCATCACCTCGTCGACGATGACGTTGGTGACCAACCCGGTGAAGCGGTTGCGCGCCGAGCTTCCGATGCCGAGCGGATCCTTGGGCGCCGCAGTGGCATTGGCCCGGGCGAAGGCGGCCAGCGCGGCCCCATCGATCACCTTGCGGCCGGACCCGTCGAGATGGGCCGGCAGCGATCCGTCATCGATCCAGCGTCGAACGGTGTCGTCACTGACCCCGAGCAGTTCGGCGGCCTCACGGACCCGGATGTCTGGCACGGCGACAGCGTATCGACACCACCGGCGTCCAACAACCGCAAACGCCGACAGATTGCCGCACTTGACCCGCACATGCGGGTCTTGACCTGCCCTCGTTCCAGCTGCTAAGCAGGTGCTCAGCATTTGTGACGACGAAGGGAACGATATGGCGCTGCAGACGATCTTGGATGACCTCCGCAACCGGCCCGGTACGGGCGAGGCCATTCCGGTCATCGATCCCGCGACCGAGGAGCAGATCACCGAGTTCCGCGACTGCGGGCCCGACGCGGTCGACGACGCCGTCGCCGCCGCGAAGGCCGCCTACCAATCCGGCGTCTGGACTGACATTCCGGCCCGCCAGCGCGCCAAGGTCCTGTGGAAGCTGGGCGATCTGATCGACGAGCACGCCAAGGAATTCACCGAGCTGGAGTCGCTCGACGCCGGAATGCCGCCGATGCAGGCCGAGATGATCGTCTCCACGTGCGCCGAGTTCTTCCGCTACTACGCGGGCTGGTGTACCAAGCTCAACGGCAGCAGCTACCAGGTACAGATGGAGGGCGGCGTCAACAGCAATTACTCCAATCTGCACGCGTACACCACCAAAGAGCCGTACGGCGTGGTGGGCCTGATCTATCCGTGGAACGGACCGCTGTTCAACGCCTGCGCCAAGATCGCGCCGGCCCTGGCCGCCGGCTGCTCCAGCGTCGTCAAGCCGGCCGAGGAGACCCCGTTGTCTGCGGTGTTACTGGAGAGGCTGATCGGTGAGGCCGGTGTGCCCGACGGCGTGGCCAACTTCGTGATCGGCTACGGCGCCACCGCGGGTGCCGCGATCACCGCCCACCCCGACGTGGAGAAGGTCGCGTTCACCGGCTCGACCGAGGTCGGCAAGCAGATCATGCGGGACTCGGCGGACAACTTGAAGAAGGTGACCCTGGAGCTGGGCGGTAAGTCCCCGGTGCTGATCTACGAGGACGCCGACCTGGACATGGCGATCATGATGGCCTCGATGGGCATCTTCGTACACTCCGGGCAGGGCTGCGTGTGCGGATCACGAATCTTCGTGCAGCGCAGCGTGTATGAGCGCGTTGTCGAAGGCATCTCGATGATCGGCGAGAACCTGGTGCTTGGCGGCCCCAAGGACGAGGGCGCCATGATCAGCCCACTGGTCAGCCAGAAGCAGCTCGACCGCGTGCTGGGCTACATCGACCAGGGCAAGCGCGACGGCGTCGAGATCGTTTCTGGCGGTTATCGACTCGACCGCAAGGGCTACTTCGTCAAGCCGACAGTGCTCACCAACGTCGACCCGGCCACCAGCCGCCTGTACAAAGAAGAGATCTTCGGCCCGGTCGTCACGATCCTGCCGTTCGACGATGACGACCAAGCCATCGCGATGGCCAACGACACCCCCTACGGCCTGGCCGCCACCGTGTGGACCACCAACCTGGCCCGTGCGCACAGCTTGGGCAAGCGCCTGCAGGCCGGCATGGTGGGACTGAACTGTCAGCTGACGTTTGACCACAACGTGCCGTTCGGCGGCTACAAACAGTCCGGCGTCGGCAAGGAATTCGGCTACGAGGGCATTGACGGCTACCTCAAGACCAAGACAATCTGGGCGCAGCTGTAGCGGGCGAACCCGATCACACCGAGAACTGGACGGCCGCGAGCTCGAGGGCCTTGCCCTCGAGCCGCTGCCCCAGGTAGATCTCGGCTTGCATGAGCCGCTCGCAGTACCACCGGATGTCCTCGGCGTGCTCCCGCGACGCCGTGTAGCGCGTGGCCATGGTCGTGACGTCGATGCGCCGGGTGTCGCGGACCTTCAGATCCTCGGCCACCTGGAAACCGTCGTCTTCGGCGGCGGTGATGGCGTCGAGCACC from Mycobacterium sp. DL440 includes the following:
- a CDS encoding GNAT family N-acetyltransferase, translated to MADLTEISADDLAALEFFAGCRPSVLAPLAVLLRPLSVARGQVLIRQGDPARTFMLIASGRTQVVHDGPDGQVVADLEPGLIIGEIALLRDASRTATVTALEPVRGWVGDRDAFEVILHLPGMFDRLVRIARQRLAGFVTPIPVQVRAGDWFYLRPVLPGDVERTMNGPVEFSSETLYRRFQSVRKPTKALLEYLFEVDYADHFVWVMTEGALGPVVADARVVREGHDATTAEVAFTVGDDYQGRGIGTFLLDALVVSADYLGIQRFTARVLSDNYAMRRILDRLGAVWEREDLGVVLTDVPVPAVDTLSLEPELAAKIKDATRQVIRAVSQ
- a CDS encoding DUF5642 family protein; its protein translation is MRLFAVATVLLVCTLACGVACGSRPAPEPTPTSSGAQTTGSAATVNPARIDRVRQDLPPGYEVEAIDPRATPVSLWGFGPDWTADPAHCAAAAAPESEPGRGWSASGPGGIVYAAVVKVNAEAGAPEPGPDGSCEQWRVSGGHSTGIVTPAAAPLIEGAVTAGMSTAVTTVVEGGTETRSHADTFTADLHSEGADYHLFITVVTDPGSPNPALDPAFTSDLLVKSVSALRG
- a CDS encoding LpqN/LpqT family lipoprotein, which codes for MTTSMRAGGIAIAAVALGVTLAGCGDKTISGTATEETGTSASSEPTKAADTGTPTPTAGRQYTIVDYIRDNHITEAPVHRGDPGTPTLDLPIPEGWEDATASAPEWSWAAMVSTDPAFTADPPSIIALMSKLTGDVDPAKILEYAPNEIRNLPGYQNQGDGSAGQLSGFDAYQIGGTYVKDGATRLIAQKTVVIPGSDGLFVLQFNADGTEDQMGPLMDATSAIDDQTVITP
- a CDS encoding molybdopterin-binding protein, whose product is MPDIRVREAAELLGVSDDTVRRWIDDGSLPAHLDGSGRKVIDGAALAAFARANATAAPKDPLGIGSSARNRFTGLVTNVIVDEVMAQVEMQCGPFTVVSLMSSQSVRELGLAPGSVAVAVVKATTVIVETPKGMS
- a CDS encoding aldehyde dehydrogenase; the encoded protein is MALQTILDDLRNRPGTGEAIPVIDPATEEQITEFRDCGPDAVDDAVAAAKAAYQSGVWTDIPARQRAKVLWKLGDLIDEHAKEFTELESLDAGMPPMQAEMIVSTCAEFFRYYAGWCTKLNGSSYQVQMEGGVNSNYSNLHAYTTKEPYGVVGLIYPWNGPLFNACAKIAPALAAGCSSVVKPAEETPLSAVLLERLIGEAGVPDGVANFVIGYGATAGAAITAHPDVEKVAFTGSTEVGKQIMRDSADNLKKVTLELGGKSPVLIYEDADLDMAIMMASMGIFVHSGQGCVCGSRIFVQRSVYERVVEGISMIGENLVLGGPKDEGAMISPLVSQKQLDRVLGYIDQGKRDGVEIVSGGYRLDRKGYFVKPTVLTNVDPATSRLYKEEIFGPVVTILPFDDDDQAIAMANDTPYGLAATVWTTNLARAHSLGKRLQAGMVGLNCQLTFDHNVPFGGYKQSGVGKEFGYEGIDGYLKTKTIWAQL
- a CDS encoding DUF5642 family protein, translating into MENRNVLLAAAGVLACATGLVACGQSDQSTSANADIANIAKVRSSFGPEFKVTDVAPAGIDPKKLAPHKMPPGVKVEPADCAKFAEGQSLPEGLKGNVAATTAEGAGNRFIVMALETSEPVPLNDPGDACKQVKFLGPGIRGQVDVVEAPQIDGARTTGTHRIVQTATGGQARTGELYNYVASFDTFTVIVTANPLVVPDKPVSPVDDKRARDLLTSAVAAVRG
- the modA gene encoding molybdate ABC transporter substrate-binding protein encodes the protein MTRARIFALALTAVAATALIGGCSADQDGASPSTSSAGSITVFAAASLKSAFTEIGEQFKTDNPGASVEFSFAGSSDLVTQLTQGAGADVFASADTRNMDKAVAADLVEGAPVNFATNTLTIAVTPGNPKGIKAFADLAKPGTSVVVCAPPVPCGGATEKVEKATGVTLSPVSEETSVTDVLGKVTSGQADAGLVYVTDAAGAGDKVASVSFPEAAQAVNTYPIAVLKQSKQADLAHRFVDVVNGEAGQKALAKAGFAKP
- a CDS encoding shikimate 5-dehydrogenase, whose protein sequence is MRPPLSKDTTVCISLAARPSNIGTRFHNYLYDELGLDFLYKAFTTTDIAAAIGGVRALGIRGCSVSMPFKKSVMDLVDEVEPSALAIDAVNTIVNDLSVPGGRLVASNTDYLAVQQLVERLNPADAVLIRGSGGMAKAVGAALRDKGFRSGTVVARNTDAGTALAEALGYRYASEVGALTAPILVNVTPIGMADGPDEHRSAFEPATIAAAGAVVDVVAMPAETPLVIASRSAGVPVITGAEVIALQAAEQFERYTGVRPTPQQVAAASAFSRQVSTA